Genomic segment of Amphibacillus xylanus NBRC 15112:
TTGCAGTCATTATCTTCACAACACCACCAAAGTCTGATCCATTACCAAATCCAGTTGTTATCGATGAACCTGGAGCAGAATTTAAAGTACAAGCGACAAAAGGAGATTTAAATCAATTAATAAATGATTATCTCGACCAAGTTTTGCAATCTGATTCTGCGCGATTTTCAGTGCATATCGATCAAGATCTCCATCTGTTTGGTTCATTCTCTGCTTTTGGTGTTTCACTTCCAATTAATATTCGTATGGATCCAGTTGTCCAAAAAAATGGCGACTTAGTTTTATTAGTCACTGAAATGTCTCTTGGCTTATTAAATCTTCCTAAAGACCGAATTCTTCATTATTTCAATAAGCAAGTTGATTCACCAGATTGGCTTTACTTTGATTCAAAAAATGAACAAATTTATGTTGCCGTGACACAAATCGATATTCAGAGTAATTTCCGTTTTAGTGTTCAGGAGCTTGATTTAACTGATGAAAATATTTCGTTTTCTATTAAAGTGCCTCGTTCAGGCGCAATTGCTCCTAAAGATAATCCAAGTCAGTCAAACAGCTAGTTAATTCCTCAATTTAAAGGATCAACTAGCTGTTTTTACTTACTTGTTCTATCGTTGCCAATGAATCTCGATATCACCTATGTCAGTAAATGCATTTAAGCTTGGGCCCGCTTCTGTAGCAGAGCGATATCCAATGATTGGATTATCTACCCCTCTAACCTTCCCTAACTCTGCTTCTAAATGAAGTGAATAATATTCAACGTGACTTGGCAATCGAAACGTTAACTCACCGATATTTGATCTTGCATCTATTCTGCCTTCCCACTCCTGTAACTCAAGATTAATATCACCAATATTCGTTTCTAAATCCCAATGACTACTCACATCAGTTAAGTTAATTTCCCCTACATCTACTTCAACTGTCCCTTCTTCAACAAAGACGCGCTTTCCTTCGATATTTCCCACGTTTACCACTGCATTAAATTGCTTTAAGTTTAAATTTTCCACACTAATTTTTCCAACATCTACATTTGTATCAATAATCCCGTCAAATCCTGCTGGTATACCGATGTCAATTTTCGTTGTATGTTTGTTCCAAAATGGGATAAAAGATAGATTAAACCATCTAGAACGATGAGTTACTTCAACATAAAGCGTATCATTGTCGTTATTAACTGTTAGTATGTCCTTAACATTTCGATGACTTCTTCCACGATAATCAATTTGAATTGAATCACCATCAATTTGATACAGATTTAGATTGGCAACATCGATGTTTATCTCGATTAATTCAAGATCACTTGCTTCGACCGTGACTGAATCATCGATTCTTTTAATATTCGTTTCTCCTAATAGATGATTCCAATTAAAAATCGTACCTAATACACCAATAACTAATAAAATTGCACCTAATAATGCGAACTTTTTCAACGTTATTCCCCCCTTACCATTCGCTTCATTGCGTCAAAATAAGCACGAATTAAGCGAGAGGCTAACTTAGATAAATAATGCATTGCAACAAATAGTAAGATTCCTAATCCTACTGCCGCCATTACGGGATAGAACTCTGGGAATGAGACAGCCCCATTGAACCAGAATACCATTAGAGGCGTTGCCATAAGAGAAATCGAGCTTAACCAAAGTCCAAAGCCAGCAAATAATATTCCAACTGCAGGACCTAAGACAAAGATAATATTAATGACGATTAAAAGAATAAGCATGCCATAATTAATTGGTTGATTCATTTGCTTTACACTTTGCCATTTTTCTTCGCTTTGGTAAGCTTCGTTACTATCAAAACTAGACTCTGGCTGAATCTGATCAGCATAAATTGCTAGTTCCTTCTCTGCATTGGCTTTCGGTCTACCTAATAATAAAATCGTATCTTCTTCTGATCTTCCTTCATTTTTAGCTTTATTAAATTCGTCTTCATAAAATTTAATAATTTGATCTTGAACATCTTTAGGTAATGAACGAAGATAATATGCTAATTCTTGTAGATATCGTTTCTGATTCATGTTGTCCTCCTTTTTAAACCTGATCTTTTTCAATCAATTTATGTTCATGGGCATAAATAGCCGCTTGCGTTCGATCCTTTACCTCTAACTTACTTAAAATGTTGCTAACATGAACCTTTACCGTCTTTAACGCAATAAATAATTGATCGGCGATTTCCTGATTAGTTTTTCCTGATGCAATTAGGAGTAAAATTTCTCGTTCTCGTTCTGTTAGTTGCTCGTGGAGATCAGGACTCAAATTCCCACGCATTTTTGCCATCATTTTATTTGTTACTTCTTGTTCAAAGACGGATTCACCTTTTGCTGTTTTCCGAATTGCATTAGCAATCTCACTTGCTTTTGATGTTTTTAATAGATAGCTTGTTGCACCTGCTTCAAGTGCAGGATAGACTTTATCATCATCAACAAAACTTGTAACCATAATGATCTTCGCTTCAGGCCAGCTCTCGATAATTCTCTTAGTTGCTTCAATACCATCCATTTGATCCATCACAATGTCCATTAAAATAATATCTGGTCGAAGGTCAAGTGCCATTTTTACGCCTTCTTCACCATTTGCGGCCTCGCCAACGACTTCAATGTCCTTTTGTGTTTTTAAAAATGCTGTCACACCTATGCGAACCATTTCATGATCATCGACAAATAATACTCGAATCATCTTCTCACTCCTCACGATTTAGCGGAATGTGGACTGTAATTTTCGTCCCTTGTTTTGGTAGACTAATCACTTTGAATTGACCACCTATTTCAGCCGCTCTTTCCTGCATATTAGCTAATCCATACGATCCTGATAAAACCTGTTCGGAATCAAATCCGACCCCATCATCAGTAACTGACAATATGGCGATATTGTCACGCTTAATGAAGGCTACATCGATTTGCTCCGCTTTCGCATGTCGTAATGCATTTGATAATGATTCCTGTAATATTCGGAACAAGTTATCCTCTACTGCACGATTAAGGACAATCGGTTCTGTTTGCCAATTTATTTTAATCGGTACTTTTTCAACCAGCTCGGAAATTAGCTGATCAATTCCCTCTTTTAGTGTTTGATGTCTTAATGCAATCGGGCGTAAGTGAAGTAATAAAGCGCGCATTTCAAGCTGTGCTTGCTGAATCATTTGTTCAATTTGCTCAAGTGGCTGAGTAATTTGATCAATATTTTCAGGTTCAATTTCATTAATTGCAGACACAAGCATTGATGCAGCAAATAATTCTTGGCTAACTGAGTCATGAAGTTCCCTTGCCAATCGGTTTCTTTCCTCTGTTAATCGCGCTTCAATCTTTTCTTCCTGATCTTCAAGCTGCTCACTAATCACTTCTTGCATGCGTTTTGCCATTTGATTCAATTGTTGTTGTAGTTCATAGATCAATTCGATTGTTTGTTTAATTGATTTATGTTTTGCTCTAGTGACGATATTCGCCTCTGCTTTTCCTGATAAAACTTGTTTTAATCTATCATTAATCATTTGGAGCTGATACTTCTGCTCCTGATATGATACAAGACCAAAAAATGATCCTATCGATAAAATCAGTAAAACGATTAAAATAATTATTGGTAAACCACCAAAACTACGAACCCATAAAAAGCGCCAGTCAAGAAAATCATATTGCTGGAACACAAGTAAAAGTAAAATAACAACAAGAAAGCTTGAAAATAGGATGCCCTTTGCTATTGCCTTTCTCATCCTCTGACCACCTCAAATTTCCCTGCTATCATTGATGTATAGATTTTCACCCGTTGGTTCGCTTGATGGTAATTTTCAGTTTGATAATGAACAACACGATTTGTCATTTGATCGTAACCATAACCAAAAATATCAACAGATCCGATAAATACAGAATGGTGAATACTCACCTCTACATCATACGGCACGATAATTTTAATCGTCCCAGCAAGATGACGGACTAAAACAAGTGGCTCTCCCTTAGGTAGTACTGTCTGTGTTAAGTCAATCACTGTCTCACCAATAATCGTTTGACTATTGTAATCTTGCCATTGATACGGCTCTGTCCCTCGATTTTGTCGACCAAACCATTTATTTGTGTACAATACTTCTGACTCTTGTATAGACTCTTCTGAGAATTTGACGACTCTAACATCGCCTTTTTCGGCTGATTGATTTTGAAGATATTGAATAATAAACCAAGCAAGCACAATCCCTATAATAATCCGAAAGAATACTGTATCTATCAAGATTGAACCAATAATGATGATCGACACCCAAAAGATAAATCGATTCGGTTCTCTGTAATAATGCTGCCATGAAAAGTAGGCAAGAACAGCTAATATTGCGATTCCAACAATATGTCTTGAATCCATCCAGATAAATTCAAGTACAAATACTCCTAGACAGACGAGTAAGATAATTTGAACTGGTTTTTTCTCAAACAAATTGTACATAGGCGTTCTCCTTTTTATATTTGACATCTTTCATTTCTTTTTGTTAATTCAATCTTACCTTGAGGGGGAAATTTATGTAACAACCTTCAGCTATATATTTAACTAAGACCTAAGGCTTATTTGCATAAATAAATTATATAAGCACAAATTAAAGAAAGCTTAGCAAGTTGCTCCTGCTAAGCTTTTTAATAGCGAAAATAACGTAATGTTTTTAAAACACGATTTTTCGTACGGTATAATTGATAATTAATAATAAAATAATAAGTGCTAAATACTTGGTAAATCGGATTATTTTCTTCTTCTTCGGGTTGCTCATTTAAATGTGGGTAGGATTCCAGTTTGCCCTGATAAACTAACGTTAACTCTCTCCATTCCCGTAAATCTTGAGGCCTAATTAGACCCGGTGGTTTTGAACCGTGGTAAATACCACACTCTTTAAGTACTGTTGCAACAAATTGTGAACAAAAGTAAGCATTTTGACGTGGTATTTCTTTATTCAAAATAACACCAAATAATCCTAAAAAGTTATAACGATATAAGTGTTCTTGTGCTTCCATAAGTAAGATTTTCTCTTTTAATTGCTCGTACTCTTGTTCTGTAACCTTTAATTGATAGATGGCACAATTCGATTCTAGAAAGAAAGGTAAATTGAAATTCTCCTTCACAAACCCACCAATAAAAGGGTTCTTCGGTCTTTTACGGCCGAAGCTATAAACAAGGTTTAACGATTGATCGAGTGCGATTGAGACATGATTATAGGATGTTC
This window contains:
- a CDS encoding YpmS family protein — its product is MKNRNWQMYFLILFGINIVAITVFAVIIFTTPPKSDPLPNPVVIDEPGAEFKVQATKGDLNQLINDYLDQVLQSDSARFSVHIDQDLHLFGSFSAFGVSLPINIRMDPVVQKNGDLVLLVTEMSLGLLNLPKDRILHYFNKQVDSPDWLYFDSKNEQIYVAVTQIDIQSNFRFSVQELDLTDENISFSIKVPRSGAIAPKDNPSQSNS
- a CDS encoding DUF4097 family beta strand repeat-containing protein gives rise to the protein MKKFALLGAILLVIGVLGTIFNWNHLLGETNIKRIDDSVTVEASDLELIEINIDVANLNLYQIDGDSIQIDYRGRSHRNVKDILTVNNDNDTLYVEVTHRSRWFNLSFIPFWNKHTTKIDIGIPAGFDGIIDTNVDVGKISVENLNLKQFNAVVNVGNIEGKRVFVEEGTVEVDVGEINLTDVSSHWDLETNIGDINLELQEWEGRIDARSNIGELTFRLPSHVEYYSLHLEAELGKVRGVDNPIIGYRSATEAGPSLNAFTDIGDIEIHWQR
- a CDS encoding DUF1700 domain-containing protein; protein product: MNQKRYLQELAYYLRSLPKDVQDQIIKFYEDEFNKAKNEGRSEEDTILLLGRPKANAEKELAIYADQIQPESSFDSNEAYQSEEKWQSVKQMNQPINYGMLILLIVINIIFVLGPAVGILFAGFGLWLSSISLMATPLMVFWFNGAVSFPEFYPVMAAVGLGILLFVAMHYLSKLASRLIRAYFDAMKRMVRGE
- a CDS encoding response regulator → MIRVLFVDDHEMVRIGVTAFLKTQKDIEVVGEAANGEEGVKMALDLRPDIILMDIVMDQMDGIEATKRIIESWPEAKIIMVTSFVDDDKVYPALEAGATSYLLKTSKASEIANAIRKTAKGESVFEQEVTNKMMAKMRGNLSPDLHEQLTEREREILLLIASGKTNQEIADQLFIALKTVKVHVSNILSKLEVKDRTQAAIYAHEHKLIEKDQV
- a CDS encoding sensor histidine kinase — encoded protein: MRKAIAKGILFSSFLVVILLLLVFQQYDFLDWRFLWVRSFGGLPIIILIVLLILSIGSFFGLVSYQEQKYQLQMINDRLKQVLSGKAEANIVTRAKHKSIKQTIELIYELQQQLNQMAKRMQEVISEQLEDQEEKIEARLTEERNRLARELHDSVSQELFAASMLVSAINEIEPENIDQITQPLEQIEQMIQQAQLEMRALLLHLRPIALRHQTLKEGIDQLISELVEKVPIKINWQTEPIVLNRAVEDNLFRILQESLSNALRHAKAEQIDVAFIKRDNIAILSVTDDGVGFDSEQVLSGSYGLANMQERAAEIGGQFKVISLPKQGTKITVHIPLNREE
- the liaF gene encoding cell wall-active antibiotics response protein LiaF, whose protein sequence is MYNLFEKKPVQIILLVCLGVFVLEFIWMDSRHIVGIAILAVLAYFSWQHYYREPNRFIFWVSIIIIGSILIDTVFFRIIIGIVLAWFIIQYLQNQSAEKGDVRVVKFSEESIQESEVLYTNKWFGRQNRGTEPYQWQDYNSQTIIGETVIDLTQTVLPKGEPLVLVRHLAGTIKIIVPYDVEVSIHHSVFIGSVDIFGYGYDQMTNRVVHYQTENYHQANQRVKIYTSMIAGKFEVVRG